The genomic stretch AATTTGCAGCACCCGAAGAAATACGATATGCTCATTCTGTTTTACTCAAAGGTAAGCCCTACTTCGAGCAAGATAAAATTGATATTATAGAATGTAATGAAAGTCAAGATATAAAAGCCTGTCCCGGAAGTGGAAAGACAACTACCCTTTTAGCAAAATTGATAATCCTTGCCAATCGTATGCCTTTGCCAAATAATCAGGGAATTTGCGTACTTACTCACACAAATGTTGCTATTGACGAGATAAAAAACAAGTTAGGGCATAAAGCTGATATTTTATTCAAGTATCCCAATCATTTCGGAACAATACAGTCTTTTGTAGATAAGTTTCTGGCAATACCTCTATTTAAAATGTTATACGACGTTCCATTAAGAATAATTGATGATGATTATGCTCACAGACAAATAAAATTTCACTTTAATGGAAAAACATATAATGATTTAAAGTGTATTTATTCTCAAATAAAAGATAGAATACCTAATGATATTCCAAAAGGACACAAAACTGCAATAGTCAAAGAAATTCAATATAAATTCATAAAAGATTTATGGATTAATTTTAATGATAATGATTTACCTGTTTTTTGTCGAAGTTATGGTTCTAATCCTATTGCAAAAAACGATAATACAGACATTTATAAGTTATTTAAAACTACCCGCTATACGACATTTGAAAATGGAATATTATCATATAGAGATGCGTATTCATTAGCTTTTCATTACATTAAAAAAAATACATCCATCCAAAATGTTATTTCTTCCCGTTTCAAATATCTATTTATTGATGAAATGCAAGATGCAGATATTCATCAGTTAGATATTATCAAAAACA from Bacteroidales bacterium encodes the following:
- a CDS encoding UvrD-helicase domain-containing protein; translation: MNKFAAPEEIRYAHSVLLKGKPYFEQDKIDIIECNESQDIKACPGSGKTTTLLAKLIILANRMPLPNNQGICVLTHTNVAIDEIKNKLGHKADILFKYPNHFGTIQSFVDKFLAIPLFKMLYDVPLRIIDDDYAHRQIKFHFNGKTYNDLKCIYSQIKDRIPNDIPKGHKTAIVKEIQYKFIKDLWINFNDNDLPVFCRSYGSNPIAKNDNTDIYKLFKTTRYTTFENGILSYRDAYSLAFHYIKKNTSIQNVISSRFKYLFIDEMQDADIHQLDIIKNTFDKEKTIIQCFGDHRQAIYHNKVNSEERWKTDKFLPINSSKRFGENIANVLRYVCCEKNDALQANSDVNSLTPVMIVYDNPQDVLPKFCELLSSRKIEDKTIWEISQESKNKGDTSYKIKAIGWVGQDKPDVITIKSYFSNFNARVRKKDKIDYESLKSFLKRQGSAKISDYSNKIIDVLLHILSSANIKYSNGKTNRNYTKTTLLEDFENKSFEKLCLLKSNIA